In a single window of the Tigriopus californicus strain San Diego chromosome 2, Tcal_SD_v2.1, whole genome shotgun sequence genome:
- the LOC131893371 gene encoding uncharacterized protein LOC131893371 translates to MPWALHHLHQAPRSGSLPIAQAPHTQAPAPRPQHLGTRTSAPHRRPRTSAPHLGPAHSPRTSAPHLGPRTRPRTSRSPRTSPGNHRTRPPTPRSPPRTLNNTAPRPARPHLRAPHLGPATSAPHLGTRTPARHLRPAPRPPHIGPYLGDPRTLGPPHSRAAPHLGPALGPAPRPPHLGPGTSAPHLGPAPRPPQPRPRTSAPHSAPRNLGPAPRPPHLGPAPRPAPRPAPRPRHLGPAPRPHLGPAPQPRTSARTSGPAPRPRTSRPPAASAPHLGPALGPAPSAPHLSHLAPQQTQPSQLLGRSWGEHC, encoded by the coding sequence ATGCCCTGGGCCCTGCACCACCTCCATCAGGCTCCACGATCTGGGAGTCTACCTATTGCCCAGGCCCCGCACACTCAGGCCCCGGCACCTCGGCCCCAGCACCTCGGCACCCGCACCTCGGCACCGCACCGTCGGCCCCGCACCTCGGCCCCGCACCTCGGCCCCGCACACTCGCCCCGCACCTCGGCCCCGCACCTCGGCCCCCGCACTCGGCCCCGCACCTCCCGGTCTCCCCGCACCTCACCAGGCAACCACCGCACCCGGCCCCCGACACCTCGAAGCCCACCCCGCACGCTAAACAACACCGCACCTCGGCCCGCCCGCCCGCACCTACGTGCCCCGCACCTCGGCCCCGCCACCTCGGCCCCGCACCTCGGCACCCGCACTCCGGCCCGGCACCTCCGCCCCGCACCTCGGCCACCGCACATCGGCCCCTACCTCGGCGACCCCCGCACCCTCGGGCCCCCGCACTCTCGTGCGGCCCCGCACCTCGGCCCCGCACTCGGCCCCGCACCTCGGCCCCCGCACCTCGGCCCCGGCACCTCGGCCCCGCACCTCGGCCCCGCACCTCGGCCCCCGCAACCTCGGCCCCGCACCTCGGCCCCGCACTCGGCCCCCCGCAACCTCGGCCCCGCACCTCGGCCCCCGCACCTCGGCCCCGCACCTCGGCCCGCACCTCGGCCCGCACCTCGGCCCCGACACCTCGGCCCCGCACCTCGGCCCCACCTCGGCCCCGCACCTCAGCCCCGCACCTCGGCCCGCACCTCGGGCCCCGCACCTCGGCCCCGCACCTCGCGCCCGCCCGCAGCCTCGGCCCCGCACCTCGGCCCCGCACTCGGCCCCGCACCCTCGGCC